GGGGGTAACTCTCAGCTTGCTGTGGCCTGGAGCCAGTTCAGGAAAAACCGTCTGGCCCAGCTTGGCGGCGCGCTGATTATCCTGCTGTACCTGATGGCCGTGTTCGCGCCGTTCCTGGCACCCAGCGGCCTCTCCACCTACTCGACCACCAACATCACCCGGTTTCATCCGCCAACCCCCATTCACTTCCGCGACCCGGAAACTGGGGCCTTTGGTCGGCCATTCGTGTATAAATACGGCCAGAAATTCAACGAGACCACCTTCGTGAATGAATTCGGGCCCACAGGCGAGAAGTGCCCCATCTACTTTGGGGTGCGCGGTGACTCGTACAAGATTCTGGGCATTCCCGGCAACATTCACCTGTTCGGCACAGGCAAACCCGACTGCGGTGTGTACTTGCTGGGTGCGGAGGATCTGGGCCGCGACCTGCTGAGCCGCACGCTCTACGCGTCGCAGATCAGCCTGACAATCGGCCTGGGCGCCGTGCTGATCAGCACCGTCATTGGCCTCTTTATGGGGGCTATGGCCGCCTATTTCGGCGGCATTGTGGACACCATCATCATGCGCTTTGTGGAGGTGCTGTCGTCTATCCCCGGCCTCTTCCTGCTGCTGCTGCTGCGCAGTATCTTCCCCAAAGACATCAATCCTATCTTCGCGTTGTACGTGATTCTGGGCATTCTGGCGTTTATCGGCTGGGGCGGCCTGGCACGGGTTACGCGCGGGCAGTTGCTCAGCGTACGCGAGCAGGACTTCGTGTCGGCGGCCAAGAGCCTGGGCGCCAGCGACAACCGCATCATGATCCGGCACATGCTGCCCACCATGACCACCTACGTGATCGTGACCACCTCGCTTGCGATTCCCAGCTACATCCTGCTGGAATCGGGCCTGAGCTTCCTGGGGATTGGGGCCGTGGAGCCCTACGCCTCGTGGGGCAGCCTGCTCAAACTCGCCCAGGACGGCGGCCTGAGCAGCCTGAACCAGCGTCCCTGGGTGCTGGCACCGGGCTTCTTCATCGTGTTCACGGTAATGTGCTTTCAGTTGCTGGGTGACGGCCTGCGCGACGCCTTCGACCCCCGCAAGCGGTCGTAAGCGCACCAGACACGGGCGCGGCCGGCACTGCGGGCCGCGCCCGTGAACACTTTTCCCCTTACAATTCAAAGCAGTTGTATGATGTACAGCGTGCAGAAAACGGAGGAACAATGACCCACCAGGGTGAGGTCCTGCTGGCCGTAAATGGCCTCAAGACGTACTTCAATACGGATGACGGCGTCGTCAAGAGCGTGGACGGCGTGACGTTCCACATTAAAAAGGGCGAGACCCTGGCAGTGGTGGGAGAATCGGGCTCGGGCAAGAGCGTGACCAGCCTGTCGGTGATGCGCCTGATCCCCAGCCCTCCAGGCAAGATCGTCGAAGGCGAGATCCTGTTCAAGGGCCGCGACATCGTGAAGCTCAGCGAAGCGGAGATGCGCAAGATTCGCGGCAACGACATCTCGATGATCTTTCAGGAGCCCATGACCAGCCTGAACCCGGTGTACACGGTGGGCGACCAGATTGCCGAGGCCGTGATGCTGCACCAGGGCATGAACAGGAAAGACGCCATGGTTGTGGCCACCGACCAGCTGCGCTTCGTGGGCATTCCAGCCCCCGAAAAGCGCGTCAACGAGTACCCGCACCAGATGTCCGGCGGGATGCGCCAGCGCGTGATGATCGCCATGGCGCTCTCGTGCAGGCCGGCCCTCCTGATCGCTGACGAGCCCACCACGGCGCTGGACGTGACCATTCAGGCCCAGATTCTGGACCTCATGCGCAAGCTGCAAAAAGAAGTGGGCATGAGCATTCTGTTCATCACCCACAACCTGGGCGTGGTGGCTGAAATGGCCGACCGCGTGGTGGTCATGTACGGTGGCCGCGTGGTGGAAGAAGGCGACGTGGTGGAGATCTTCAAGGCGCCCCGCCACCCCTACACCATGGGCCTGCTGAACTCCATTCCGCGCCCCGGCGAGGTCGCGCATGTGCCCGGCCAGCCCAAGGGCCGCCTGGAAGCCATTCCTGGCAACGTGCCCAACCCGCTGAGCCTGCCGCCCGGCTGCGCCTTTGAGCCGCGCTGCAAGTTCGCCGTGCCCGACTGCGCCAAGGCCGTGCCGCCCCTGGAAGACACGGGCGGCGGCCACACCACCCGCTGCATCCGCTGGCGTGAATTCGCCCAGGCCCAGGAAGTGACCGCATGACCGCTGCTCCTACCCCCAGCGCCCAGTCCCGCCGCGCCATGCCGGTGACGGGCGAGACCCTGCTGGACGTTCAGAACCTGCAAAAGTATTTCCCCATTCGCGGCGGGCTGCTCTCGCGCGTGGTGGGCAACGTCAAGGCTGTCAACGACGTGTCGTTCAAGATTGGGCGCGGCGAAGTGGTCGGCCTCGTGGGCGAGTCCGGTTCGGGCAAGACCACGGCCGGGCGCGCCATCCTGCGCCTGATTGAACCCACGGGCGGTCAGGTGATCTTCAACGGCACCGACATCACCAAGCTCTCCAAGGGCCAGATGCGCAACTACCGCCGGGAGATGCAGATTATCTTCCAGGACCCGTTCGCGTCCCTGAACCCGCGCATGACGGTGGCGGACATCATCGGCGAGGCGATGCAGATTCATAACCTGCACCCCGGCCGCCAACGCATGGACCGCATTGCCGAACTGCTGCAGAAGGTGGGCCTGCGCCCCGAGCACATGCGCCGTTACCCCCACGAGTTCTCGGGCGGGCAGCGCCAGCGCATCGGGATTGCCCGGGCCCTGGCCGTGGACCCCGCGTTCATCGTGGCCGACGAGCCGGTCTCGGCGCTGGACGTGTCCATTCAGGCGCAGGTGGTCAACCTGCTGCAGGACCTGCAGGAAGAACTGGGCCTGACCGTGCTGTTCATTGCGCACGACCTCGCCGTGGTGGAGTACATCTGCGACCGCATCATCGTGATGTACCTGGGCCGCGTGATGGAAATTGCGCCCAGCCGCGAGCTGAACAACAACCCCAAGCACCCGTACACCGAGGCGCTGCTCTCGGCGGCCCCGGTGCCGGACCCCACGGTCAAGCGCCAGCGCATCATTCTGGAAGGGGACATTCCCAGCCCCATCAACCCGCCCAGTGGCTGCGTGTTCCGCACGCGCTGCCGCTACGCGATTGCCGACTGCGCCAACGTGATTCCCGAACTGCGCGAAGTGGCCCCTGGGCATTTCAAGGCCTGCATCCGGGACGACATTCTGTAAACGCAGATGGTCGATAGCCAAAGGCTGATGGCCGATGGCGCACCCGCTCCCAGCATTTGGGGGCGGGTGGTTTGTTTGGAAGGGGGATGCGGGCAGGATGGGTCGGGTATGGCCCAGCGCCTCCACGTTCCTAGTCCTGGTACGGCGCTTGTTTCGCTTTGATTTCGAGGCGAGAGTCTGCCAGAGGAGGCGCCCCCAGCCTCATGCGGAGAACAGGTGCCTCACCCCGATCTTCGTCTCCCCGCCTTCTGTGATTTCTGTTTCATTCCTGACGGGGCCTCTCACATCTCATATTGAGAGGCGGGTCAGCATGACTTCATGAAATCAGCGCTTCCCGCCGTGCTTTCCGTCGCCTCCGCTCTGGCCCTGGGCAGTGCCCAGGCCGCCGACCTGCGTATTTACCCCAGCTTCTCGGAGGTGCGCCAGCCGGTGAGCAGCAGCACCACCACCCTCAGCGTGAACCTGCCGCAGGACACCTGGGAAAGCATTTTGGCGGGCAGCCTGGACCTGGACGGCCTGGCCTTTACGCAGGCCATTCAGAAGCAGGAGCCCAACTGGCTGGCCAGCCTGGAAGGCAAGACGGTGTACCTGAAGCGCGGCGACACCACCGAACCCGTGACGCTGGTGCGCGCCCGCGACCTGCTGGTCAAAGATGCCCAGGGCCGCTTTTTCAACGCTCGTTACGAGGAGCTGCAGTTTGATGTGCTGCCCCCCGTGAACGCCCAGCGCCCCACCCAGTCGGTGACCTACACACTGGCCCGCCCCGGGCAGGGCACCCTGGGCTACTTGACCCGCGCGGTGACGTGGCAGCCGCGCTACACCCTGAAAGCCAGCAGCGCGGGCGCCCAGCTGAGCGCCCTGGCCGATATCCGCAACACCACCGAGCAACCGTATGACGTGCAGAACACCGAGCTATACGCGGGTGACGTCAGCGTGCAGAATCAGGAAGAAGCCGCCTACATGATGCGCGACGGCGCGATGCCGCAGGTGGCTATGGCGGCGCCCGCAGCCCCTGCTCCCAAGATTCAGAGCCAGGGCGAGCTGCGCGGCCTGTACCGCTACGCCCTGACCACCCCCTTCACCCTGCCCGCCAACAGCGTGGTGACCTTGCCCTTCCTGGCGCCCAAGCTCACCACCTTTGAGCGTTACGTGGGGCTGAACACCTACTTCGGCACCGATACGCGCGAGGGGAACCTCAACCGCTTCTACCGTTTTAAGGCCGATGAGCGCCTCCCCGCCGGGCCCATCACCGTGCGCGAGGACGGCCGTATCGTGGGTCAGACGAACATTGGCGAAACGCGCGAGGGAGGCACGGTGGACTTCACGCTGGGCGAGGACCCGGATGTGGCCTACACCCGCACCGTGCAGACCACCGCGCAGGTGAAAGACGCCAAGGGCAACGTGACCAAAACGACCTACCGCGTTACCTACGCCTTTGAAAGCAGCAAGGACCGCGCCATCCGCGCCGAGGTCACCGAGCGCATTGGCGGGCGCGTGATCATCATTGACAACGCGGCGCCCGTGCGCAACCAGGGCATGGCCAGCCTGAAGGTGGACATCCCCGCCAAGGGCAAGATCAGCAAGAGCTTTACCGTGGTG
This genomic stretch from Deinococcus aquaedulcis harbors:
- a CDS encoding ABC transporter ATP-binding protein, with product MTAAPTPSAQSRRAMPVTGETLLDVQNLQKYFPIRGGLLSRVVGNVKAVNDVSFKIGRGEVVGLVGESGSGKTTAGRAILRLIEPTGGQVIFNGTDITKLSKGQMRNYRREMQIIFQDPFASLNPRMTVADIIGEAMQIHNLHPGRQRMDRIAELLQKVGLRPEHMRRYPHEFSGGQRQRIGIARALAVDPAFIVADEPVSALDVSIQAQVVNLLQDLQEELGLTVLFIAHDLAVVEYICDRIIVMYLGRVMEIAPSRELNNNPKHPYTEALLSAAPVPDPTVKRQRIILEGDIPSPINPPSGCVFRTRCRYAIADCANVIPELREVAPGHFKACIRDDIL
- a CDS encoding ABC transporter permease yields the protein MTTTTPQAVSRRKREGGNSQLAVAWSQFRKNRLAQLGGALIILLYLMAVFAPFLAPSGLSTYSTTNITRFHPPTPIHFRDPETGAFGRPFVYKYGQKFNETTFVNEFGPTGEKCPIYFGVRGDSYKILGIPGNIHLFGTGKPDCGVYLLGAEDLGRDLLSRTLYASQISLTIGLGAVLISTVIGLFMGAMAAYFGGIVDTIIMRFVEVLSSIPGLFLLLLLRSIFPKDINPIFALYVILGILAFIGWGGLARVTRGQLLSVREQDFVSAAKSLGASDNRIMIRHMLPTMTTYVIVTTSLAIPSYILLESGLSFLGIGAVEPYASWGSLLKLAQDGGLSSLNQRPWVLAPGFFIVFTVMCFQLLGDGLRDAFDPRKRS
- a CDS encoding ABC transporter ATP-binding protein; translation: MTHQGEVLLAVNGLKTYFNTDDGVVKSVDGVTFHIKKGETLAVVGESGSGKSVTSLSVMRLIPSPPGKIVEGEILFKGRDIVKLSEAEMRKIRGNDISMIFQEPMTSLNPVYTVGDQIAEAVMLHQGMNRKDAMVVATDQLRFVGIPAPEKRVNEYPHQMSGGMRQRVMIAMALSCRPALLIADEPTTALDVTIQAQILDLMRKLQKEVGMSILFITHNLGVVAEMADRVVVMYGGRVVEEGDVVEIFKAPRHPYTMGLLNSIPRPGEVAHVPGQPKGRLEAIPGNVPNPLSLPPGCAFEPRCKFAVPDCAKAVPPLEDTGGGHTTRCIRWREFAQAQEVTA
- a CDS encoding DUF4139 domain-containing protein, translated to MKSALPAVLSVASALALGSAQAADLRIYPSFSEVRQPVSSSTTTLSVNLPQDTWESILAGSLDLDGLAFTQAIQKQEPNWLASLEGKTVYLKRGDTTEPVTLVRARDLLVKDAQGRFFNARYEELQFDVLPPVNAQRPTQSVTYTLARPGQGTLGYLTRAVTWQPRYTLKASSAGAQLSALADIRNTTEQPYDVQNTELYAGDVSVQNQEEAAYMMRDGAMPQVAMAAPAAPAPKIQSQGELRGLYRYALTTPFTLPANSVVTLPFLAPKLTTFERYVGLNTYFGTDTREGNLNRFYRFKADERLPAGPITVREDGRIVGQTNIGETREGGTVDFTLGEDPDVAYTRTVQTTAQVKDAKGNVTKTTYRVTYAFESSKDRAIRAEVTERIGGRVIIIDNAAPVRNQGMASLKVDIPAKGKISKSFTVVVDNSAS